In a single window of the Penaeus chinensis breed Huanghai No. 1 chromosome 4, ASM1920278v2, whole genome shotgun sequence genome:
- the LOC125048409 gene encoding cytidine deaminase-like → MAEDKMKQVGPSPNNATTAELEKNLTDSELQKLIDSSLRARQNSYSPYSKFPVGAALLTDAGEVIEGCNVENLSYGLTVCAERTAVCSAVAKGYRKFRAIAISAEMGQRFVGPCGACRQTLAEFGLDWEVYLTMPNRLYMKTTVGKLLPDSFNPEWVTFS, encoded by the exons ATGGCAGAGGACAAGATGAAGCAGGTCGGGCCGTCGCCGAATAATGCTACAACAGCGGAGCTGGAAAAGAATCTGACAG ATTCGGAGCTGCAGAAGCTGATAGATTCGAGCCTCCGGGCCCGCCAGAACTCGTACAGTCCTTACAGCAAGTTTCCGGTTGGTGCAGCCCTTCTGACGGACGCGGGAGAGGTCATTGAAGGGTGTAACGTCGAGAATCTTTCGTATGGACTGACTGTCTGCGCCGAAAGGACCGCCGTCTGCAGTGCAGTCGCCAAGGGTTACCGGAAGTTCCGTGCAATCGCAATCAGCGCAGAGATGGGGCAAAGGTTCGTGGGCCCTTGCGGTGCGTGCCGTCAGACTCTGGCAGAGTTCGGACTCGACTGGGAGGTTTACTTGACTATGCCGAACAGGCTTTACATGAAGACCACCGTCGGCAAACTGCTGCCAGACAGTTTTAATCCTGAATGGGTTACGTTCTCTTAA